The Nitratidesulfovibrio sp. genome has a window encoding:
- a CDS encoding DUF523 and DUF1722 domain-containing protein, producing the protein MEETTQSAPSGQSGQTVPSGQTGQFDQAGQTAQAGNFGAPADAGGDDRLRVGISSCLLGNKVRFDGGHKHDPYITGTLGQYMDFVPVCPEVECGMPVPREALRLVGAPAHPRLVTVKGYEDWTERMRAFALRRVEQLAAERLDGFIFKRASPSSGMERVKVYADHDPRDVPEGTGRADTARINLGPPQEKGVGIFARVFMDRFPLLPAEEEGRLNDPRLRENFIERLFVMRRWRALAEGGLTRGALVDFHTRHKLLLMSHSVEHYRALGRLVAHAASHDPADLARDYLTGLMDGLRLPATTAKHANVLQHCMGYFKRVLTPDEKLEILEIIQRYRKLQVPLVVPVTLLNHYVRKYGEPYLAGQFYLNPHPVELKLRNHA; encoded by the coding sequence ATGGAAGAAACCACCCAGTCCGCCCCGTCCGGCCAGTCCGGCCAGACAGTCCCGTCCGGCCAGACAGGCCAGTTCGACCAGGCAGGCCAGACCGCCCAGGCAGGGAATTTCGGGGCGCCCGCCGATGCTGGCGGCGATGACCGGCTGCGGGTGGGCATCAGCTCGTGCCTTCTGGGCAACAAGGTCCGCTTCGACGGCGGGCACAAGCACGACCCGTACATTACCGGCACCCTTGGCCAGTACATGGATTTCGTGCCGGTCTGTCCGGAGGTGGAATGCGGCATGCCCGTCCCGCGCGAGGCGCTGCGGCTGGTGGGCGCCCCGGCCCATCCCCGCCTGGTCACGGTGAAGGGGTATGAGGACTGGACGGAGCGCATGCGCGCCTTTGCCCTGCGCCGGGTGGAACAGTTGGCCGCCGAGCGGCTGGACGGATTCATCTTCAAGCGGGCCTCGCCCTCCAGCGGCATGGAGCGGGTGAAGGTGTACGCAGACCACGACCCCCGCGACGTTCCGGAAGGTACGGGCCGCGCCGATACTGCACGCATCAATCTGGGACCGCCGCAGGAAAAGGGCGTGGGCATCTTTGCCCGCGTGTTCATGGACCGCTTTCCCCTGCTGCCCGCGGAAGAGGAAGGCCGCCTGAACGACCCGCGCCTGCGCGAAAACTTCATCGAACGGCTGTTCGTCATGCGCCGCTGGCGTGCCCTTGCCGAGGGGGGGCTGACGCGCGGCGCCCTTGTGGACTTTCACACCCGGCACAAACTGCTGCTGATGTCGCATTCGGTGGAGCACTACCGCGCGTTGGGCAGGCTGGTGGCCCATGCGGCCAGCCACGACCCGGCGGACCTGGCCCGCGACTACCTGACCGGCCTGATGGACGGGCTGCGCCTGCCCGCAACCACGGCCAAGCACGCCAACGTGCTGCAACACTGCATGGGCTATTTCAAGCGGGTACTGACCCCGGACGAAAAGCTGGAAATACTGGAGATCATCCAGCGCTACCGCAAGTTGCAGGTGCCGCTGGTGGTGCCGGTGACCCTGCTGAACCACTATGTGCGCAAGTATGGCGAGCCGTATCTGGCCGGGCAGTTCTACCTGAACCCGCACCCGGTGGAGCTGAAGCTGCGCAACCACGCCTGA
- a CDS encoding metal-dependent hydrolase gives MDPVTHLASGALVAMALPDTRRSRWFMPFALTCAVLPDADVLFGATPLAYLTQHRGITHSFVGGAVMALLMALLFLPLLRRAPRDVVGSGGVHTWGYARYALAAYGLILLHIFLDCITTYGTQVFLPFSEYRVALPAVFIIDPIMTLVMLACVVAAMGRAHRRTFAALGLAWTLLWPGASLAVQQHVQSGLVTKLAAQPVPPVSVAVIPEALAPFNWKVVVDDGRRYGMARYQLLNPDAPLAFELFEKADPVLYRRLSESEELFRVYGRFAMFMTQETRQENGAPVIAYRDLRFASTVPFMRMLRGEGVPFQLWARLSADGRLEGFRFVQGRAAGGSDGTGGTDGTGGGAGGDSDDWVTVAR, from the coding sequence ATGGACCCGGTAACCCATCTTGCCAGCGGCGCGCTTGTGGCCATGGCCCTGCCCGATACCCGGCGCAGCCGCTGGTTCATGCCCTTTGCCCTGACCTGCGCGGTGCTGCCCGACGCGGACGTGCTGTTCGGCGCGACGCCGCTGGCCTACCTGACCCAGCACCGGGGCATCACCCATTCCTTCGTGGGCGGCGCGGTCATGGCCCTGCTGATGGCGCTGCTGTTCCTGCCGCTGCTGCGGCGCGCCCCGCGCGATGTCGTCGGCAGCGGCGGCGTGCACACCTGGGGCTATGCCCGCTACGCCCTGGCGGCGTACGGGCTGATCCTGCTGCACATCTTTCTGGACTGCATCACCACCTACGGCACGCAGGTGTTCCTGCCCTTTTCGGAGTATCGGGTGGCCCTGCCCGCCGTGTTCATCATCGACCCGATCATGACCCTGGTCATGCTGGCGTGCGTCGTGGCGGCCATGGGCCGGGCGCATCGGCGCACCTTTGCCGCGCTGGGCCTGGCCTGGACCCTGCTGTGGCCGGGTGCCTCGCTGGCCGTGCAGCAGCACGTGCAGTCCGGCCTGGTGACGAAGCTGGCCGCCCAGCCCGTGCCGCCCGTGTCGGTGGCGGTGATCCCCGAGGCGCTGGCCCCGTTCAACTGGAAGGTGGTGGTGGATGATGGCCGCCGCTACGGCATGGCCCGCTACCAGTTGCTGAACCCGGATGCGCCGCTGGCCTTCGAGCTGTTCGAAAAGGCGGACCCGGTGCTGTACCGCCGCCTGTCCGAGTCCGAGGAACTGTTTCGCGTGTATGGCCGCTTTGCCATGTTCATGACCCAGGAAACCCGGCAGGAAAACGGCGCGCCCGTGATCGCCTACCGCGACCTGCGCTTTGCCTCCACCGTGCCGTTCATGCGCATGCTGCGCGGCGAGGGTGTGCCCTTTCAGTTGTGGGCGCGCCTTTCCGCCGATGGGCGGCTGGAAGGGTTCCGCTTCGTGCAGGGGCGTGCAGCAGGCGGCAGCGACGGGACTGGCGGGACTGATGGAACTGGCGGAGGCGCCGGGGGAGACAGCGACGATTGGGTGACCGTGGCGCGCTGA
- a CDS encoding HU family DNA-binding protein, translating to MNKSELVRALAEEHELPVEDATVVVNTFFDCVRDALLEGDRVEIRGFGSFKIKGYRGYKGRNPKTGDSVAVPPKRLPVFRAGKELKDILNP from the coding sequence GTGAACAAGAGCGAACTGGTACGAGCGCTTGCCGAGGAGCACGAACTGCCTGTAGAGGACGCCACCGTGGTGGTGAACACCTTTTTCGACTGCGTGCGCGATGCGCTGCTGGAAGGTGACCGCGTGGAAATTCGCGGCTTCGGTTCGTTCAAGATCAAGGGCTATCGCGGCTACAAGGGCCGCAACCCCAAGACCGGCGATTCCGTGGCGGTGCCGCCCAAGCGGCTGCCCGTGTTCCGTGCCGGCAAGGAATTGAAGGATATCCTGAACCCGTAG
- a CDS encoding chemotaxis protein CheD, which yields MRNGTEDTLHGRRSCPVPAVMPRELAEERLRHLHLRIGEGIVARRPAIIATVLGSCVSVTFFHRSTGLAGIFHAMLPTAEGSRDHDCNPCKYVDTAVEAVLNHFLRKGVPILEIETKLFGGAFSMNTEEKSLVRSLVDVGGRNVQVARDLLRARGLVVSGEHVLGERGRKLLFHAGTGEVWVKLLRRSLAEQGRGAGRPARGGHAEPPAWSYDAQPEPWPGPFPVGESGGGDGSDEPGGQTS from the coding sequence ATGCGTAACGGCACCGAAGATACCCTGCACGGGCGCAGGTCATGTCCTGTCCCGGCAGTCATGCCGCGCGAGCTGGCGGAAGAGCGGCTGCGCCACCTGCACCTGCGCATCGGCGAGGGCATCGTGGCGCGGCGCCCGGCCATCATCGCCACGGTGCTCGGGTCGTGCGTGTCCGTCACGTTCTTTCACCGTTCCACGGGGCTTGCGGGTATCTTTCATGCCATGCTGCCCACGGCGGAAGGCAGCCGCGACCACGACTGTAATCCGTGCAAATACGTGGATACCGCCGTGGAAGCGGTGCTGAACCATTTTCTGCGCAAGGGCGTGCCGATTCTGGAGATCGAAACCAAGCTGTTTGGCGGCGCGTTCAGCATGAACACCGAAGAAAAATCACTGGTGCGTTCGCTGGTGGATGTGGGCGGCCGCAACGTGCAGGTGGCCCGCGACCTGCTGCGCGCCCGTGGGCTGGTGGTGTCCGGCGAACATGTGCTGGGCGAGCGTGGCCGCAAGCTGCTGTTCCACGCGGGCACCGGCGAGGTGTGGGTAAAGCTGCTGCGCCGCAGCCTGGCCGAACAGGGCCGTGGCGCGGGGCGCCCCGCGCGGGGCGGCCATGCCGAACCCCCGGCGTGGTCGTACGACGCCCAGCCGGAACCGTGGCCCGGTCCCTTTCCCGTTGGCGAATCGGGCGGGGGGGATGGTTCGGACGAGCCGGGCGGACAGACCAGCTAG